The proteins below come from a single Thalassotalea ponticola genomic window:
- the cmk gene encoding (d)CMP kinase, whose translation MSEQIPLITIDGPSGAGKGTVARIVAEQLGWKFLDSGAIYRVLAVATEHHGIDVENEESVVPLAAHLDVEFVVETQQTRILLEGEDVTDNIRTEDVGAVASKVAAYPRVREALLRRQRAFRESPGLIADGRDMGTVVFPDAQVKVFLDASAEERARRRYLQLQEKGEDVSIERLLDDIRQRDERDRNRAVAPLVPAEGALIIDSTEMSVAQVVEKILLFAGDKLS comes from the coding sequence ATGAGCGAACAAATCCCTCTGATCACAATTGATGGTCCAAGCGGTGCAGGTAAAGGGACCGTAGCGCGGATTGTTGCAGAGCAATTAGGTTGGAAGTTTTTAGACAGTGGTGCCATTTATCGCGTACTCGCCGTAGCCACAGAACATCATGGTATTGATGTTGAAAATGAAGAATCGGTAGTACCTTTAGCCGCGCACTTGGATGTTGAATTCGTTGTCGAAACCCAACAAACGCGAATTTTACTCGAAGGTGAAGATGTTACCGACAATATCCGCACGGAAGACGTTGGCGCTGTGGCATCAAAAGTTGCCGCATATCCACGGGTTCGAGAAGCGTTGTTGCGTCGCCAACGCGCATTTCGCGAATCGCCAGGACTTATTGCCGATGGCCGTGACATGGGAACAGTTGTATTTCCCGATGCACAAGTGAAAGTTTTCCTTGACGCAAGTGCAGAAGAACGCGCTCGCAGACGTTATTTACAGTTGCAAGAAAAAGGCGAAGATGTTAGTATCGAGCGCCTTTTGGACGATATTCGTCAGCGGGACGAGCGAGATCGTAATCGTGCGGTCGCGCCACTGGTGCCTGCAGAAGGTGCGTTAATTATTGATTCAACTGAGATGAGCGTTGCGCAAGTGGTAGAGAAAATCCTCTTGTTTGCAGGCGACAAGCTGAGTTAA
- the rpsA gene encoding 30S ribosomal protein S1 yields MTENFAQLFEESLKEIETRPGSIIKGTVVRIEKDNVLVDAGLKSESVISIDQFKNSAGEVEINVGDEVDVALDATDDGFGETILSREKAKRFEAWQFLEKAYEEKETVVGVINGKVKGGFTVEVSNIRAFLPGSLVDVRPVRDTAHLEGKDLEFKVIKLDQKRNNVVVSRRAVIESESSVEREALLENLQEGQEVKGIVKNLTDYGAFVDLGGIDGLLHITDMAWKRVKHPSEIVNVGDEISVKVLKFDRERTRVSLGMKQLGEDPWAAIAKRYPEGSKLTGRVTNLTDYGCFVEIQEGVEGLVHVSEMDWTNKNIHPSKVVNLGDEVEVMVLEIDEERRRISLGLKQCIPNPWEEFAKNFSKGDKVSGKIKSITDFGIFIGLEGGIDGLVHLSDISWNGGEEAVREYKKGDEIAAVVLQVDPERERISLGVKQTEEDPFNNYLADKKKGAVLTGTITEVDAKGAKVELAEGVEGYIRVADISRERVEDATTELNVGDSVEAKFVGVDRKNRAISLSIKAKDQAEERQALENVNQADEGAFTNAMAEAFKNAKN; encoded by the coding sequence ATGACTGAAAATTTTGCACAGCTTTTTGAAGAGAGCTTAAAAGAAATCGAAACCCGCCCAGGTTCAATCATCAAAGGTACTGTAGTACGTATCGAAAAAGACAACGTACTAGTAGATGCAGGCCTTAAGTCTGAGTCTGTTATCTCTATCGACCAATTCAAAAACTCTGCTGGTGAAGTAGAAATCAACGTTGGTGATGAAGTTGATGTTGCTCTAGATGCAACTGATGACGGTTTCGGTGAAACAATTCTTTCTCGTGAAAAAGCGAAACGCTTTGAAGCGTGGCAGTTCCTTGAGAAAGCTTACGAAGAGAAAGAGACTGTTGTTGGTGTTATCAACGGTAAAGTTAAAGGTGGTTTCACTGTTGAAGTTTCTAACATCCGTGCCTTCTTACCAGGTTCACTAGTTGACGTACGCCCTGTACGTGACACAGCGCACCTTGAAGGTAAAGATTTAGAATTCAAAGTAATCAAGCTTGACCAAAAACGCAACAACGTTGTTGTTTCTCGTCGTGCAGTTATCGAATCAGAAAGCTCTGTTGAACGCGAAGCGCTTCTTGAGAACCTACAAGAAGGTCAAGAAGTTAAAGGTATCGTTAAGAACCTTACTGATTACGGTGCGTTCGTTGACCTTGGTGGTATCGATGGTCTACTACACATCACTGACATGGCTTGGAAGCGCGTTAAGCACCCAAGTGAAATTGTTAATGTTGGTGACGAAATCAGCGTTAAAGTTCTTAAGTTCGACCGTGAGCGCACTCGCGTATCACTAGGTATGAAGCAACTAGGCGAAGATCCATGGGCAGCAATCGCTAAGCGTTACCCTGAAGGTTCTAAGTTAACTGGTCGCGTAACGAACTTAACTGACTACGGTTGTTTCGTTGAGATCCAAGAAGGCGTTGAAGGTCTAGTTCACGTTTCTGAAATGGATTGGACTAACAAGAACATCCACCCATCTAAAGTTGTTAACTTAGGTGACGAAGTGGAAGTTATGGTTCTTGAAATTGACGAAGAGCGTCGTCGTATTTCTCTAGGTCTTAAGCAATGTATCCCTAACCCATGGGAAGAGTTTGCTAAGAACTTCAGCAAAGGCGACAAAGTATCTGGTAAGATCAAGTCAATCACTGACTTCGGTATCTTCATCGGTCTTGAAGGCGGTATCGACGGTCTTGTTCACTTGTCTGACATTTCTTGGAATGGCGGTGAAGAAGCAGTTCGTGAATACAAGAAAGGCGACGAAATCGCTGCTGTTGTATTACAAGTTGACCCAGAGCGCGAGCGTATCTCTTTAGGCGTTAAGCAAACTGAAGAAGACCCGTTCAACAACTACTTAGCAGACAAGAAGAAAGGTGCTGTACTAACTGGTACTATCACTGAAGTTGATGCTAAGGGCGCTAAAGTTGAACTAGCTGAAGGTGTTGAAGGTTACATCCGTGTTGCTGACATTTCACGTGAACGTGTTGAAGATGCAACAACTGAACTTAACGTTGGCGACAGCGTTGAAGCCAAGTTTGTTGGTGTTGACCGTAAGAACCGCGCAATCAGCCTTTCAATCAAAGCGAAAGATCAAGCTGAAGAGCGTCAAGCGCTAGAGAACGTAAACCAAGCGGATGAAGGTGCATTCACCAACGCTATGGCTGAAGCGTTCAAAAACGCTAAAAACTAA
- the ihfB gene encoding integration host factor subunit beta has protein sequence MTKSELIERLIDTLDHLPAKDVEHAVKEIIEMMANTLEQGERIEIRGFGSFSLHYRAPRTGRNPKTGESVELTGKYVPHFKPGKELRERVNMSM, from the coding sequence ATGACCAAGTCAGAACTTATCGAAAGATTAATCGACACCCTCGATCACTTACCTGCTAAAGATGTTGAACACGCTGTCAAAGAGATTATTGAAATGATGGCTAATACGCTAGAACAAGGCGAACGCATTGAAATTAGAGGCTTTGGTAGCTTTTCTTTGCATTATCGGGCCCCGCGCACCGGTCGCAATCCCAAAACCGGCGAGTCCGTTGAGTTGACCGGCAAGTACGTGCCACACTTCAAGCCAGGTAAGGAATTGCGCGAGCGAGTAAATATGTCGATGTAG
- a CDS encoding LapA family protein yields MKLYLSVLVLFVFVAIAFVFGTQNDQIIQLNYIIAKSRMSVAMAVSLFTLIGFIIGVLTMFSVMLSRKIKRMRKTNNAQRQ; encoded by the coding sequence TTGAAACTCTACTTATCTGTTTTAGTATTGTTTGTCTTTGTTGCCATCGCATTTGTGTTTGGCACACAAAATGATCAAATTATTCAACTGAATTATATTATTGCCAAATCGCGTATGTCCGTAGCGATGGCCGTCAGTCTTTTCACCTTAATTGGTTTTATTATCGGTGTGTTAACCATGTTTAGTGTCATGCTGTCTCGCAAGATTAAGCGAATGCGCAAAACCAATAACGCGCAACGCCAATAA
- the lapB gene encoding lipopolysaccharide assembly protein LapB, producing MFELLFLLLPVAVAYGWFMGRNSVKQKDQRDKDNLTVKYSTGLNYLLSNQQDKAMEFLLEALSVEEDTVEAHFAMANLFRKRGELDRALQVHEHLARQPELSDLQKRQALFELGRDFYTAGLYDRAEKLFLKLSKTANYGHKSLSYLMQIYQSTKDWQKGVDLEKIIVKTQEKKLLHTLANFYCELATQAFEQKQYQLELELLQKALTHDPMSSRANYLMAQVFEKNQQYNQACECYKKIFYQDREFFPEVIDKMRAVYQRSDKPDEFYPFIYEVFEKSRSTTALITYLEHIEATESKAKAEEFILHALNRRPTIRGFKHFVKMQRSSAQDETTAKSLDVITEMVAAYINVRPRYRCRSCGFNSTVHYWSCPSCHDWEQLKPVRGLEGE from the coding sequence ATGTTTGAGTTATTGTTTTTGTTACTTCCCGTCGCCGTTGCCTATGGTTGGTTTATGGGGCGTAATAGCGTAAAGCAAAAAGATCAACGAGACAAAGATAATCTCACCGTAAAATATTCAACTGGCCTTAACTACTTATTGTCTAATCAACAAGACAAAGCCATGGAGTTTTTGCTGGAAGCGCTCAGTGTTGAAGAAGATACCGTTGAGGCACACTTTGCCATGGCGAACCTGTTCCGCAAACGAGGTGAGCTCGATAGAGCACTGCAGGTACATGAACACTTAGCCCGTCAGCCGGAATTGTCTGATTTACAAAAACGCCAAGCGTTATTTGAGTTAGGTCGTGACTTTTATACCGCGGGTTTGTACGACCGAGCAGAAAAGCTGTTTTTAAAACTGTCAAAGACAGCAAACTACGGGCACAAGTCGCTGTCTTATTTAATGCAAATATATCAAAGCACCAAAGACTGGCAAAAGGGTGTTGATCTAGAAAAAATTATCGTTAAAACACAGGAAAAAAAACTGCTGCACACGTTGGCTAATTTTTACTGTGAATTGGCAACCCAAGCGTTCGAGCAAAAGCAGTACCAGTTAGAACTGGAGTTATTGCAAAAAGCACTCACCCATGATCCGATGTCCAGCCGTGCAAATTACTTAATGGCGCAAGTGTTCGAGAAAAATCAACAGTACAACCAAGCGTGCGAGTGCTATAAAAAAATATTTTATCAAGATAGGGAGTTTTTTCCTGAGGTTATTGATAAAATGCGCGCGGTATACCAACGCAGTGACAAGCCCGACGAATTCTATCCATTTATTTATGAGGTATTTGAAAAAAGTCGCAGTACAACCGCGTTGATAACGTATTTGGAACACATTGAAGCGACGGAATCAAAAGCCAAAGCAGAAGAGTTTATTTTACACGCATTAAACCGCCGACCGACGATTCGCGGTTTTAAGCATTTTGTAAAAATGCAACGCAGCAGCGCGCAAGATGAAACGACGGCAAAAAGTCTGGATGTTATCACCGAAATGGTTGCGGCGTACATCAATGTTCGCCCGCGCTATCGCTGTCGAAGTTGCGGCTTCAATTCAACCGTTCATTATTGGTCGTGTCCGTCGTGTCATGACTGGGAGCAATTAAAGCCGGTAAGAGGCCTTGAAGGAGAATAA
- the pyrF gene encoding orotidine-5'-phosphate decarboxylase encodes MSDAKVVVALDFAEKAQALSFVDKIEPSQAKLKVGKEMFTHFGPEFVKGLTHRGFDVFLDLKFHDIPNTVSKAVQAAADLGVWMVNVHASGGSKMMTTAKQGLEQYGNDAPLLIAVTVLTSMAEQDLRELGIQATPEEQVLNLARLTKQSGLDGVVCSAQEAAMLKQQLGQDFKLVTPGIRPVGSAVDDQKRIMTPPQAIDLGVDYLVIGRPITKAENPYQVLEDINNSIIVS; translated from the coding sequence ATGTCTGATGCCAAAGTAGTCGTGGCGCTAGATTTTGCAGAAAAAGCACAAGCTTTGTCGTTTGTCGATAAAATAGAACCAAGCCAAGCGAAACTTAAGGTGGGTAAAGAAATGTTCACCCACTTTGGTCCAGAGTTTGTCAAAGGCCTGACCCATCGAGGGTTTGACGTATTCCTCGATTTGAAGTTTCACGATATCCCTAATACGGTGAGCAAAGCAGTGCAAGCTGCAGCCGACTTAGGTGTTTGGATGGTGAATGTGCATGCCAGTGGTGGTAGTAAGATGATGACAACAGCCAAACAAGGCCTAGAGCAATATGGCAATGACGCGCCATTGTTAATCGCGGTCACGGTTTTAACCAGTATGGCCGAGCAAGATTTACGTGAACTGGGTATTCAGGCAACGCCAGAAGAGCAGGTGCTCAACCTCGCTCGTCTTACCAAACAATCGGGTCTTGATGGTGTGGTCTGTTCAGCGCAAGAAGCGGCAATGCTGAAGCAACAATTAGGTCAAGACTTTAAATTAGTGACTCCAGGCATTCGACCCGTTGGCAGTGCCGTCGATGATCAAAAGCGCATCATGACACCACCACAAGCCATTGATTTAGGTGTTGATTACTTAGTGATCGGTCGTCCAATTACCAAAGCTGAAAATCCGTATCAAGTGCTTGAAGATATCAATAACAGTATCATTGTTTCATAA
- the yeiP gene encoding elongation factor P-like protein YeiP: MPKASEIKKNQAIEHNDRVFFVKDIQRSVPQGRAGGSIYRMRLYDAVTGAKADESFKDSDMLNLADLTRRQVVFSYIDGEEYVFMDNEDYTPYNINIESISDEVQFINEATQGIYAVLIDGQPVSIELPPSVELEVVETDPSIKGASATSRTKPATLSTGLVVQVPEYISTGDNIKVNTEDKKFMSRADK; encoded by the coding sequence ATGCCCAAGGCAAGTGAAATAAAAAAGAACCAAGCGATCGAACATAACGACCGCGTATTTTTTGTCAAAGACATTCAACGCTCAGTACCGCAAGGTCGCGCCGGTGGTAGTATTTATCGCATGCGTTTATACGATGCGGTAACAGGTGCTAAAGCGGATGAATCGTTTAAAGACTCTGACATGCTAAACCTTGCTGATTTAACCCGTCGACAAGTGGTGTTTTCGTACATTGATGGCGAAGAGTACGTGTTCATGGATAATGAAGACTACACACCGTATAACATCAATATTGAGTCAATTAGTGACGAAGTTCAGTTTATTAACGAAGCGACGCAGGGTATTTATGCGGTACTCATCGACGGTCAGCCGGTATCCATTGAACTTCCGCCGAGTGTTGAGTTAGAAGTCGTTGAAACCGACCCGTCAATTAAAGGCGCGTCAGCGACATCGAGAACCAAGCCAGCGACATTATCAACAGGCTTAGTAGTGCAAGTGCCTGAGTATATTTCTACCGGTGATAACATTAAAGTAAATACTGAAGACAAAAAGTTTATGAGTAGGGCGGATAAGTAA
- a CDS encoding ComEA family DNA-binding protein, which produces MNKFKLLTPGFLLSLLLLSNHGAAQQVQQPNTTKTQQTSAVVAGAKVDINQASLQQLASLKGIGVKKAQAIIDYREANGPFKSLQDLTKVKGIGEKFVAKNADYMRY; this is translated from the coding sequence ATGAATAAATTCAAATTGCTCACACCGGGTTTCTTATTGTCATTGTTATTGCTGTCAAACCATGGCGCAGCCCAACAGGTACAACAACCAAACACCACTAAAACACAACAAACATCGGCCGTCGTCGCAGGCGCGAAAGTTGATATTAATCAGGCGAGTTTACAACAACTGGCATCGCTCAAGGGGATCGGGGTGAAAAAGGCGCAGGCCATTATCGATTATCGGGAAGCCAACGGCCCGTTCAAATCTTTGCAAGACCTAACTAAGGTGAAGGGGATAGGTGAAAAGTTTGTCGCTAAAAATGCCGATTATATGCGTTACTAG
- the rne gene encoding ribonuclease E, with translation MKRMLINATQSEEFRVALVDGQSLYDLDIESPGHEQKKANIYKGTITRVEPSLEAAFVNYGADRHGFLPMKEVARSYFPEGYSFQGRPNIKDVLQEGQEVIVQIDKEERGQKGAALTTFISLAGSYLVLMPNNPRAGGISRRIEGDERTELKNSLAKLDLPKGMGLIVRTAGVGKAYEELEWDLNVLLQHWKAIEDAAQSRPAPFLIHQESNVILRAIRDYLRRDIGEIVVDRPKVFDQVKQHIQLVRPDFINKVKMYKGDVPLFTHYQIESQIESAFQREVRLPSGGSIVIDPTEALTSIDINSARATKGGDIEETAFNTNLEAAEEIARQLRLRDLGGLVVIDFIDMTPVRHQREVENRMRDAVRSDRARIQLSRISKFGLLEMSRQRLRPSIGETSQHVCPRCSGTGNIRGVESLALSVLRLMEEEAIKDKTAQVHAQVPVPVATYLLNEKRNAVGHIERNHNVKVLILANSAMDTPQYEVLRVRDDETVATSSYEMKLQEAAVEEAVMPKFQKDVVKRDEPVLQGMTAPQQPAPKKQQQPVAKTGLLAAISSFFKSIFSSDDDKPAKTKAKQSGKQVGDKQPRRKPRNQQRRNKPREDKKAHDKAASNQTKQEPTNKRAKPVKDNTSKAKPQSKKQAQQPKEKTEQVAERRQRRNVRKKVRVSDQQAPVVDDNNAQSLADNSAPVSSVETKKVVKAEKKDESSVDKKPAKKAARKDKPEQVKADVHAVESGEDKQVSQNQTTEQASIGSEAQDDKKEPRQRSRRSPRHLRSSGQRRRKEKQQSAEKENAIVEQRIDEDPVTARYPSAAESEQNSTQASLDLDVPAEATQNAKANSTNESEQHAVASVVEAPNKESDGDSVSAQHTLPLDSDKSNDNNNEQMSTEHKTIASTKQQGSDDSTDAKATVDSDKPLSESEGSQSIDSAAQQSEQADAVVNPTTHDGSNKPVVNQPTTDTKADQDQASVVTDSQAQAVVTPQASTEAETKPKLAEQTPSTRSNDAADDTVESVVAKSPVTSDATKKRDNRAKIRAKGTAHAPMSKPAEVSIGDGQLPTQALAAEERSALLRSERSAAVGFATEHSQAEATKPVN, from the coding sequence ATGAAACGTATGTTAATCAATGCTACTCAATCGGAAGAGTTCCGCGTAGCACTTGTAGACGGCCAAAGCTTGTACGATCTCGATATTGAAAGCCCAGGTCACGAACAGAAAAAAGCCAATATATACAAAGGCACCATTACCCGCGTAGAACCTTCTTTAGAAGCTGCATTTGTAAACTACGGCGCCGACCGCCACGGTTTCCTGCCAATGAAAGAAGTCGCTCGCAGCTATTTTCCAGAGGGTTACAGTTTTCAAGGCCGCCCCAACATCAAAGACGTGTTGCAAGAAGGCCAAGAAGTTATTGTTCAAATCGATAAAGAAGAGCGCGGACAAAAAGGCGCTGCGTTAACCACCTTTATTTCACTGGCCGGTAGCTACTTGGTGTTAATGCCAAACAACCCCCGAGCAGGTGGTATTTCAAGACGCATCGAAGGCGATGAGCGCACAGAGCTTAAAAACTCACTGGCCAAGCTCGATTTGCCAAAAGGTATGGGCTTAATCGTGCGCACCGCGGGTGTTGGTAAAGCCTACGAAGAGTTAGAGTGGGACTTAAACGTTCTGCTACAGCACTGGAAAGCGATTGAAGATGCGGCTCAATCACGCCCTGCGCCGTTTTTAATCCATCAAGAATCGAATGTCATATTGCGCGCTATTCGCGATTATTTGCGTCGTGACATCGGCGAAATTGTCGTTGACCGTCCAAAAGTTTTTGATCAAGTTAAACAGCACATCCAACTGGTTCGTCCTGACTTTATTAACAAAGTAAAAATGTACAAAGGCGATGTGCCGCTGTTTACTCATTACCAGATCGAATCACAAATTGAATCTGCCTTCCAGCGCGAAGTTCGCTTACCGTCGGGTGGCTCGATTGTTATCGACCCAACTGAAGCGCTTACCTCTATTGATATCAACTCAGCCCGAGCAACTAAAGGCGGCGATATCGAGGAAACGGCATTTAATACCAACTTAGAAGCGGCTGAAGAAATTGCCCGCCAATTGCGTTTGCGCGATTTAGGTGGTCTGGTTGTCATCGACTTCATTGACATGACCCCTGTTCGCCACCAACGTGAAGTAGAAAATCGCATGCGCGATGCCGTGCGCTCTGATCGCGCTCGCATTCAATTGAGCCGTATATCCAAATTTGGCTTGTTAGAAATGTCGCGTCAACGTCTTCGCCCGTCTATTGGCGAAACAAGTCAACACGTTTGTCCTCGTTGTAGCGGTACAGGTAACATACGTGGCGTTGAATCGTTAGCGCTGTCTGTGCTTCGCCTAATGGAAGAAGAGGCAATCAAAGACAAAACGGCACAGGTTCACGCTCAAGTGCCTGTCCCTGTCGCAACCTATCTACTCAACGAAAAACGCAATGCCGTAGGTCACATTGAAAGAAACCACAACGTCAAAGTGTTGATTTTGGCCAATAGCGCGATGGATACGCCACAGTATGAAGTACTGCGTGTTCGCGACGATGAAACAGTTGCCACGTCAAGCTATGAAATGAAGTTGCAAGAAGCGGCTGTTGAAGAAGCGGTCATGCCAAAATTCCAAAAAGACGTAGTAAAGCGCGATGAACCAGTTTTACAAGGGATGACGGCACCACAACAACCAGCACCGAAAAAGCAGCAACAGCCCGTTGCTAAAACTGGGTTGTTAGCCGCGATTAGTTCGTTCTTTAAATCGATCTTTAGTTCTGATGACGACAAACCTGCAAAAACCAAAGCCAAGCAGAGTGGAAAACAGGTGGGCGACAAGCAACCTCGTCGCAAGCCGCGCAATCAGCAGCGCCGTAATAAACCTCGTGAGGATAAAAAAGCGCACGACAAAGCAGCGTCGAACCAGACCAAGCAAGAGCCAACTAACAAGCGTGCTAAGCCGGTAAAAGACAACACCAGCAAAGCCAAGCCGCAAAGCAAAAAGCAAGCGCAACAGCCGAAGGAAAAGACGGAACAAGTCGCAGAGCGTCGCCAGCGCCGCAATGTACGTAAAAAAGTACGCGTAAGCGATCAGCAAGCACCCGTGGTTGATGACAACAACGCGCAAAGCCTTGCAGATAACAGTGCTCCAGTCTCATCGGTTGAGACTAAAAAAGTGGTAAAAGCAGAGAAAAAAGACGAGTCTTCTGTTGATAAGAAACCTGCTAAAAAAGCCGCTCGTAAAGACAAACCGGAGCAGGTTAAAGCCGATGTTCACGCAGTTGAATCAGGCGAAGATAAGCAAGTTTCACAAAATCAGACAACCGAGCAAGCATCGATTGGCAGTGAAGCACAAGACGACAAAAAAGAGCCGCGTCAACGCAGTCGTCGTTCACCGCGTCACTTGCGTTCATCAGGTCAACGTCGTCGCAAAGAAAAGCAACAATCAGCGGAAAAAGAGAACGCGATTGTTGAACAACGCATCGATGAAGATCCGGTGACTGCACGCTATCCAAGCGCAGCGGAATCGGAGCAAAATAGCACACAAGCATCACTGGATTTAGATGTGCCAGCAGAGGCTACGCAAAACGCCAAAGCAAACAGTACTAACGAAAGTGAGCAACACGCTGTTGCATCAGTAGTTGAAGCACCAAACAAAGAAAGTGATGGTGACTCGGTTAGCGCTCAACACACATTGCCACTAGACAGTGACAAGAGCAATGACAACAACAATGAGCAAATGTCGACAGAACACAAAACCATCGCTTCAACCAAACAGCAAGGGTCTGATGATTCAACTGACGCTAAGGCGACAGTGGATAGCGACAAGCCTCTTAGCGAAAGCGAAGGCAGTCAATCTATCGATAGTGCTGCACAGCAGTCTGAACAAGCTGATGCTGTTGTTAACCCAACAACTCACGACGGTTCAAACAAGCCCGTTGTCAATCAACCAACGACAGATACAAAAGCAGATCAAGACCAGGCAAGCGTTGTAACTGACAGTCAAGCGCAGGCAGTCGTCACGCCACAAGCGAGTACTGAAGCAGAAACCAAGCCGAAACTTGCTGAGCAGACACCGTCAACCCGTAGTAACGATGCCGCTGATGACACAGTAGAGTCAGTTGTGGCTAAATCGCCAGTGACAAGCGATGCGACTAAAAAGCGTGATAACCGTGCCAAGATTCGAGCAAAAGGTACTGCCCATGCGCCGATGAGTAAACCGGCAGAAGTTTCGATTGGTGATGGCCAGCTGCCAACCCAAGCTTTAGCGGCAGAGGAACGCTCTGCGTTGTTGCGCTCTGAGCGCTCTGCGGCGGTAGGTTTTGCGACTGAGCACAGTCAAGCAGAAGCGACAAAGCCAGTCAATTAA
- the rluC gene encoding 23S rRNA pseudouridine(955/2504/2580) synthase RluC: MNTQQSTSQASDDKPQVRFFTIDEDSAGQRIDNFLLKTLKGVPKSMIYRLLRKGEIRVNKKRTKPEYKLQMDDLVRVAPIRVTEKTDVVSTKLDKVARLEQHILFEDDCLIVINKPSGMAVHGGSGLSFGLIEALRALRPQAKMLELVHRLDRDTSGCLVVAKKRSALRQLHEQLRHKQVQKFYHALVKGHWPAKLTRVTEGLRKNDLKSGERVVVVDNIQGKESETRYKVLKHYEGASLVRAFPVTGRTHQIRVHCQCSGHPIACDAKYGAEDFSLAMNKQGLKRLFLHAFSIEFEHPKTGERVRFEAPYDEQLTAILTKQTLKTY; this comes from the coding sequence TTGAATACACAGCAGTCGACATCTCAAGCATCTGACGATAAGCCACAAGTGCGTTTTTTTACTATTGATGAAGATAGCGCAGGTCAGCGCATTGACAACTTTTTACTCAAAACACTAAAAGGCGTGCCCAAAAGTATGATTTATCGCTTACTGCGCAAGGGTGAAATACGAGTGAATAAGAAGCGCACCAAGCCAGAGTATAAGTTACAAATGGACGATCTGGTTCGCGTTGCGCCAATTAGAGTGACGGAAAAAACGGATGTGGTATCGACCAAGTTGGATAAGGTTGCACGATTAGAACAGCATATCTTGTTTGAAGATGACTGCTTGATTGTGATCAACAAGCCGTCGGGAATGGCCGTTCACGGTGGTAGCGGTCTATCTTTTGGTTTGATTGAAGCTCTCAGAGCCCTGCGTCCTCAAGCGAAAATGTTAGAACTTGTACACCGCTTAGATCGCGATACATCGGGATGTTTGGTGGTTGCCAAAAAGCGCTCAGCATTACGCCAACTGCACGAACAGTTACGCCATAAGCAAGTGCAAAAGTTTTATCACGCGCTGGTCAAAGGTCATTGGCCGGCGAAACTGACCCGAGTTACTGAAGGGCTTAGAAAAAACGATCTTAAATCTGGCGAACGCGTTGTTGTGGTCGATAACATACAAGGCAAAGAGTCAGAGACGCGTTACAAAGTATTGAAACACTATGAAGGCGCCAGTTTGGTGCGCGCTTTTCCTGTGACCGGCAGAACCCATCAGATTCGTGTTCACTGTCAGTGCTCAGGTCATCCCATTGCCTGTGATGCCAAATACGGCGCTGAAGATTTTAGCCTAGCAATGAATAAACAGGGCCTAAAACGCCTGTTTTTGCATGCCTTTAGTATAGAGTTCGAACACCCTAAAACAGGCGAACGCGTGCGTTTTGAAGCTCCTTACGATGAACAGTTAACGGCGATCTTGACCAAACAAACGTTGAAAACGTATTAA